A stretch of DNA from Lycium ferocissimum isolate CSIRO_LF1 chromosome 4, AGI_CSIRO_Lferr_CH_V1, whole genome shotgun sequence:
TCACTTACAATGTAACTATAAATAAATAAGCAATCGTTGGTAACTTTAACTAAATTAGTAACTATTCCTATTATCACAAGTAAAACCACATTAATAATGTAAAAGGAAATTTTACATTGTCACTGTATATAAGTTATACTAATACTACTATCGCTTAATTACCTTTGGGTTGGCTTAGACTAATAACAAAATTTCAATATGTTTGACAGTGTTCAACTATGGTGGAAGCCATGGGGTGGACGTAGTAAGTAAAGATGACTATGACAACTGCAACACTGGAAATGCTCTCCAAGCTTTCACTGGTGGCAAGACTAGTATCCCCCTTTCAAGTGCTGGTGACATGTACTTCGTTTGTCCTACACTTAATCACTGTGACACTGGCATGAAATTGGCCATTAAAGTTCAAGGAAGTTCATCTGGTACAACACCAGCAACTCCCTCTGGAACCAAGTCCAACCCACCTAATGGTGTGTCTGGTGTTTTTGGCAACATGAGTAAATTGGTAGTTGGATTTTCAGTTGTGGTGGGTGCCTTGTTTGCATTCATGGGCTAGGGAAGAGGCAGTGCTATTTATGAATGAGTTCTGTACTTCCTACTTACGTCCTATTTCATTTGGGTTCATCAATTTGCCGGTTTATTTCCTTGTTATTTGTTGATGAGCAGTAATTTTGTGTTCATATTATTTTAAGGAATAAGTCATTTCTTTCTTCGCCACTTGTGAGACCACACTGGGTATTATTCTTGAGTTTgcttattcttttatatatatctcTAGTACTATTTGATTGTTTCTTTCGCATCGTTTATCTTCCTATCTTGTTGCTGTTACTGCTTGTTATTACTACTTCCTTTTCATTtcctcttgagccgagggtcttatCAAAAACAGTCTTCCTACCTTCACAAGGTAAGGGCAAGGTCTATGTCACACTACCTTCCCCATTTTTCTTAATCACGTTGCCAATTCTTTGAAAAATCAAATACTCCTAAGAAGAGGCCAAACGGCAGGGCGCGCACACAATGATATATATCTTTAAttgacacacacatacacatcaATTTCAAACATCTTAACAATTGCAAATCAAGTTCAAATAATTTAACATTAGAGGAGATTAATAAACTATTATCCGAACCTTATCATTCAGTTTCTTTATATTTAGTACATACTGTTCTTGctaatctttaaaaaaaaaaaaaaaaaaaagtaagacagTCGAATAACTTGATAATTGGAGGCAAAACcagaaactaaaataaaatactttctccttttaagttttattttataactcaAACACATTGTTCAATAATatgtgtgtttatatatatatatatatatatatatatatatatatatatatatatatatatatatatatatatatatatatatatatatattaaattgtATACTCATTAACATTGAGTACACGCACAAAGCGCATGCCCAGAAACTAGTAGAACGGATAGTTTAATTCGAAAGGAGGTCCAATTAGACTTACTTTCTTACAAGACAATTTTCACTTTAGTTTATCGTATTCCTCCTTTTTCCTTCTTCGAATGTGATATGTTCTAATTCTATTATTGAAACTGTAATTTTCAGATGACGAATTAGTTAAGAATTCAGTTGGAAATGTCAAATGGACTACTAATCAATTATTTTGAGGGAGACTGACCATGTGAATGCATAGAACTTGAATTCCATTTATGTCAACATGGATTCAAAACTGGGTCATGACtcttattaaaaagaaaagaaagaaaagggggtAAAGAGAATTTACATGGGTGGTGGATTAGACCATCTTCTCTTCATCTCAGACTTCCATCGAACCTCTTTAAGTTTGCCATCCGTTTCATAATCTCTTTCCATAACAAGGTTCACTCCTTCGTTTGAATACCACCCGACTCCTATACATAATGTGCCATCTTTGTTCACATCAACATAACTCGTAACGCCTCCTGGCAGCCAAAGAACAGTTGCATCCTGCATGTCTAAcatttcttcttctccaaaGTATACTGGATTTTCTGGAAGGCTTCTCTTCTTCAGGTTTTCGGTGCATAGGTAAACGTAGGGCACGCCGTCAATTCCTTCCATTGTGTTGTCCTCACTGTAGATAGGTGTTGCACTCATCTCAAACACTTTCCAGGATCCAGTCAGCTCTGATGGTTGGACTCTTCGTCTTTGAGAAAAGGGCTTCACGTCCAGCTCCATGTCACTATAATTCATAGGGGAGACACCAAAAGAAATGATTAGAAAATTTaatacttcctccatatcatttTATATTGGTGGTATTTGACTGAAATGGAATTTAAGTAAGACTTTCAATACATACCAAACGTACTTACAATTTAcggtcttaaacatgccatgtcATCTCTGTGGCCATAAGAGCATGTTCTCTTTTATAAAGAAGAGCATTTTTTTATTGGCTATAAGAACATGTTTAAAGCTAAAAAGTTCCTAAATACGGAAAGGAGTCGATCATTTTGAAACAGACTAAAGCGTATTCTCATGCAGAATAAAGTGTCAGATGCAGGCTCTATCTCTGCAATATTAGTTAACAAACTaccttttatgtacatattcaaGAGAgctataagaaaataaaagagtacGTCCCAGCACAAAAACTTCACTAACAGCAtgaaaatttaagaaaagaaCTCTTACTCCGCATCatcaaggcaaataaaaatgcTAAACTGGTAGGACTGCCAACGAAACCATCCCTTTGGGATAACCGTCGTCTGGTTGTCGATGCCCTAAAGCTTTCTATATGTCCAACCAATATGTGCACATCTCCATATGGGAGTTAAACAGACAAAAATACCTCCACTTCACAGTTGAAAGGAAACCATGAGAAGAAAGAACTATCAAGAATAAGTCTAACCAGGCTACAAGGAAATGAGTAGGTCTCCCGACATTTTTAGCCTGATTTCAGTATATATTACCATAAGTATCACTTATCACAACCCTTTGCAGAGAACAAGTACCACTCAACTGTTCTTACCTTAATACTATCATACAAGACCACCCCATTGATTTCATCTGAGTCTATCTTCGCCTCAACTTCACTACCATACTCACCACGATATTCAGTAAGTCACTCATCAAACTACCGATTAAACCATCATTAGCATTTTTGACCAAGACCATCGTTACCATTTCTAAATCAATTTCATCACATGGGTCATGATCACAAATCTAGCCATTCCATTACCAGATTATATCTCAATAAACCAGCATCAAATAGAAATATtcatatgacaaagaacaaatataaattaGAAGACTACTACTTCAATATTCAGTCAAACTGTCGGTTCATTGCTATCCCCAGTAATTCTTTTTTAACGAGTGCTATTGCCTGTGTTCTCATTCTCACCTA
This window harbors:
- the LOC132053650 gene encoding uclacyanin-3-like — translated: MITAMAAAIFLILLFASPTAFAKDIIVGGSNGWSQSVDYSTWASGQTFNVGDNLVFNYGGSHGVDVVSKDDYDNCNTGNALQAFTGGKTSIPLSSAGDMYFVCPTLNHCDTGMKLAIKVQGSSSGTTPATPSGTKSNPPNGVSGVFGNMSKLVVGFSVVVGALFAFMG